TGGCATGTTTTATGTGTGTCACATGCAGTACTAGTGCATTTATGTGATAGTGAGCCAGTGGAAACACATTTCGATGGTTGTCTAAGCGGGAACAAAGTAGCACTGAATCATTGCCATTTGTGTGTAAAAAATGAAGCAAACATATGAATActtgaaacatgtcatatatgatATCAGAAGCATGTATGTCGTACTAAACCCAACGAAGCACATACATAAAATGCTAGGAAATGTATATATAGACCACTGCAACAATTGCATTTACGATGTTCCCACGCTCTCTCTGATGCACATAACAAGTCGCATGATGGCAGCAAAGATGATGCCAGCTCAAACAAGGGCATCTTTCAAATGAACATTCTTCTAGGAGGAGCATCAGCATCGCCTGAGATCGAGGCGATGACCATGAGAACCAAGGGTGGTGCCGAGTCGACTATGAGTAGTAGGAACGAAGTGTCTGTAAGGAGGAATATGGATGCCTCAACACTACAGAAGAGGCTTGCGCGTCGATGAGATCATATCAATGAAAAGCCTCCTCGTCACACTtcccatcatcatcttcatcaatattATGATCTAAGCCTGTCACTACTCGTGGTTAATGCCCTCGTCAACATCGTGCTTCTTGCCCCTGTTCCCGTCGACATCATCACCACTATTTCCCGCGACTACGGTGAAGAGCGTGAAGCTTCCGGCAGGCGGCTTGCGGCTGTTACCCTCATTAGAAAATCTACCCAGACATTGGGTCAATTATCGATATTCAATAGTAATGAAGATGGTTGATCATAGGGTGCGATCAGACAACGGATACAAATAATTCTCCTTAGAAACTGCTTTCAAGGAAAACTAATGAACAAAATAACACGTTTTTGTACTAAGTACTAACCCATAACCCAAGCACAAATCTTTACGTAAGTAAAAAAACATCCACTTCTTCGTCTCCAAGCGTGAGGTGTACGGGAAGAACAATGGTTGGATCGTTCATCCCAAAGCACCATATGTTAGATGAAGCGACCACCGTGGGCTTATTCAAGCTCGGCTGTGGAAGGCAATGGCGGCcgccggcggcggtggaggtggtgggggggggggggggttgcatctGTGACACAACTGGCCATAGTGGCGGTTGTCTTCCGCACGCCGACCTTGCCCCGATGTCACCAGCATCATCGGTGGTGTCAGGCCCGACAACTACAGTGTTGTGCAACTTCTTTCACCGCGCGTTCTCGCCGCCGCACCCCTCCCCCCGGCGTGCGTGTGCTCGAGCTCTCTATCCAAGATACGCCAGAGCACAACTAGAAGGGAGGGGGgtctcctcggcctcctcccccATGGCCCCAAGCCGCAACGCCTCGACAACGGTGCGACTTGCCTCGCCTTCGATGCAGAAATATCCTCTTGTATGCGGCCACCGGAAGGAGTGCGCCATGATTGCCTCCGGCCTCTGCCCTGAGACGGTATGCGCCGTCGCGGTGGTCAGGGCGAGGGCCGACGCCGCTCCTCGCCTCTGATGCGGAGGGCTCCTATCGGGTGTGGCCACCTGAGGGAGTGCACAGTGGTTGCCTTCGGCCTAAGCTCCGAGACGGTAGGCGCCGTTGTGGTCGCCGGCAGCCTCGCGACCACACCGTTGTTATCCACTCTCTGTGCTCTCACTCGTTTGCAGGCCAACGAATGAAAATGAGCAGCGGTGCGGAGTGGTAGGGAAAGGGAATACGATACGTGCGGCGTTCGCGACGGGGCGTTGCTTTTCCGAACGAGAAAAAGTGTGATGTGGCTGATCCCCTGCTCTACGATTCGTGCTAATGATCCAAGGGTAGAAAAGACGTTCAGGCTGGGGTCCTGGAAATCTGACATTCGGGGGTTATAGATTCCGAATAATAATGGTTGGATACAGCGACCGCCGTGGGCTCAGTCGGCTCGGCTGCCGGGGGCAGCGGCGGCCGCCGGCAGCAAACCCTAGCCGACCGGCCTCTCGCTTAATTCCGTGAACAATTAGGCTCACTCCCTCGCTACCTAGCTGCTCTGAActccgcccgaaaccctagccgcccccatCATCCCCTTCCTCCCACTCCGCCGCCATGCCCACGCCGGCGCCGCACCTCGTCGACGAAATCCTGGAGGAGATCTTCCTCCGCCTGCCCACCCCGGCCGAGCTCGCCCGCGCCTCAACCGCCTGCCCCCGTTTCCGCCGCATCATCACCGACCGCTCCTTCCTCCGCCGCCACCGCAAACGCCACCCACCTCCGCTCCTCGGCCTCGTAAACGTGGATGGCAGCTTCCAACCAGCCGAGGCGCCCCACCCCTCCGCCCCGCTCGCCCGCGCTCTCGCCGACGCCGCTGATTTCACCTACTCCTTCGTCCCCGTGCCCAGCAGTGGCATCCCCTGGCATGTCCGCGACGTCTGCGATGGCCGAGTCCTCCTCGAGGCCTGCCAAGTTTTGGAGACCCTCAAAGACATGGCGGTGTGCGATCCCTTGTCACGCCGCTACGTGCTGCTCCCGCCCATACCGACGGACCTCGCTGTCCAGGAAGAGTACCCATTTGATATCGTGCCCATCCTTGCTCCCatcggggatgatgaagatgatgtgTCGTTCAAGGTGATATGCTTAGCCATCTATGGTTCCAAGCTAACCGCCTTTGTCTTCTCGTCTGTCACACAGCAATGGTGTATGGCTGCATCTATCGGTTGGAGTTTGTTAGGCGTGCACCACGGTCCCCTTGGACCGTGCATGTTGTCCACTTATGGGTTCTGTGGCTTGTCCGGTTTCGACAACGAGGGCGGATGCTTCTACTTGGCGTCACCTTTGTTAGACAAGTTGTTCGTGCTGGACACACAGAAAATGGAGTTTTTCACTGTCAACCATCACACTGGCTACTATGTACTCCTCAAACTTCTGCCTGGCCGGATACTCGAAGTTCTCGCCAGATACGATGATCCCCATAGAATTCAAGACAGAATTATGCCTGGCATTGTAGTAGGTAGAGAAGGATACCTTGAGATGTTTTCTCTCATCGGTGATCACAGCCCAAATGGCTCATTTGATCTCTATCATACGACTCAGCAAAGCAATGGTGAATCTTCCAATGAATGGCGGATGAAGAATATTATACCGTTGCCTGGAGGGCATGACTATTTCACCATGAGTGCTGCTGAGGGATTCTTATTCCTTGGAGCCACTACAAAAGATCAAGTGGACTTTGATAGAGAGTCTGGACCGCCGTTGTCCAGGACTGATTGGGATGTAGATTATTTTTCGCTTGAGGTCAAGACTTCTGAAGTGAGGAAGGTTTGCACGAGCAAGGGGAAATTCTTCCATGCTGAACATGTTCACTGGTACTTTGGCTACCCCCCGCCGCTGTCAAAACCGAGTGTATGAAGTGGTAAGTTAATTTGTTTTATGATCGTTGTGCTCTGCTGGCCTAATTATTCATGTAGATGTGATTGCTTTATGCTGTTACAAGACATTGTCAAAGTAGGGAAAGTTGGCATGATCTGTTTCCTGGTCAATAATTGCCTTGCAACATGGTAATAAAGTTAACAATTTCATTTCATACAAAGAAGGTTGTATATATCCCACCAAGTTTGCATAACATTTGCTTCAGTTAATGTCTGAGGGCCATTTACATCTAAGGAAAGGCGTTAATTTATCCTTCGTGTATTAGTTTCTGCTACATTTTGTTAACTGGAATTGGCTAAATGATCATTTGTCCCTCTTATAGACATACTACCTCTATTATTTGCCCCTCTTTAGATAGCATTTGACCATTAATTACTCTTGTTTAAATTTTTGTGCGTACTATTTTCGCCTTTCTAGTTAGTAGGCACCAACCCATGCAAGTATGACATCGGTTACCTGCAAAAGAAGTATGACATCAGTTACCTGTAAAAGAAGTATATGAAATAGAATTATAGGAAAGGAATAGGAGTACACTCTTGCAAGATTTTAAAACTGCATGTATGTTTCGAGTTGTGGTGAAGCCTAGAACTATATTTTCAGTAACTTTATACAGCTTTGTGAAGCTACTGTTTGGTATTTGTTTGTGAAAATATAAATGTTCTGATATATGCTAGCTTAATTAAAATTGAGGCATATCATGCTTCATATTTCGTTAATAAACTTAACTGGAAGCCATTCATATTAAGGTTTTCGGCGCAGTTTTGCCTAGAAAAGGTGCAGCTCCATTCTCTTTTCATAAATTGCAGGAAAACCCTACCCATTTGGAACAAAAAGCTGCCCATATGtcttctatttttcttttcttgtttGAATATGATTTGGCACATGCTCCGGATGACTGGACAGATTATAGTTAGACTCCATTGACATGGTTCTCTTTGTAGCACATGAATAAGAGTCCACATGATATCTAAGACGACACATATGTAATCAAAGATTCACATCGTGAGATTTAGGGCATCCATTTCTTCAAGCTACGTGTTATTTTTATCTATCTCTAAGGAAAAGGGCTAGCTGTAGGGCATAAGTGAGCCTTCAACCTATAAACTCCCTAGGACTTTTAAAAGCTATCATTTAAATATATCAAAATAGTCTTCAAACACAATTTGGAACACTAATGGGTGATTAGATATATTTACGTGCCCTGTCAAATTTGATATTATCACAATACTGTTTACAACGAATACACAGACATTATTCCCAAGTAGTaatataaatattttatataaaATATTATTATTCAAAGCGTAGAAGGTATAACCTCACTAAGTTTCCAAAATCTGGGGAGTAATCAAATAATATTATTGCTCTTAACATGATATGAATTTGCTTTATTGGGTACATACATGAACGTACATCAATTTGAAGAGCGTTTGCTTcttgaattattttcaaactttTCCTTCTACTGCACTAGCACGGAAGCTGAATTATCCGTTTGCATCCAATTAGTTGTGCTATTTCAGATTTATTAGTACAGCAGTACAATTTTGGTCAATTCAAGCAGCTCTAGTCAATCCAACGGGCGAAAAGACTCAAAGCACATGCATCTATCTTTAATTCTTTATCATGAATGCATTGTGGCATTCGATGGTTTCcactaaagaaagaaaaaaagctgATTAATTAGGCAATTTTAAACGTACACATGGACCTTATTACTTCATTAGTATGGGAGAATCCCATCCCACCTTGTATTTTCCAATCAGCTTGAACGCCTTTGGCAGGTTTGCTACAATGCTACTGAGATGTAGCCATGTAGGTGACTTGAACTATTATTCTGATTGATCTGATATGGCCGCCACGATCTGTACGACGTCCCAAACGTGGAGTTATGGTGGATTCATTACGATCTGGACCATACAGATAAACCCAATGGGTTACCATCAATTAGAATCTAGGTTATGCGTGTTAAGTAATGTGGGTATGTTCATAAGAGGCTCAAATAATCAAATATCCTACGTGGAATAGAGGGACTCCTTAGAACCATGAATGAGGAGC
Above is a window of Triticum aestivum cultivar Chinese Spring chromosome 6B, IWGSC CS RefSeq v2.1, whole genome shotgun sequence DNA encoding:
- the LOC123133753 gene encoding uncharacterized protein; translation: MPTPAPHLVDEILEEIFLRLPTPAELARASTACPRFRRIITDRSFLRRHRKRHPPPLLGLVNVDGSFQPAEAPHPSAPLARALADAADFTYSFVPVPSSGIPWHVRDVCDGRVLLEACQVLETLKDMAVCDPLSRRYVLLPPIPTDLAVQEEYPFDIVPILAPIGDDEDDVSFKVICLAIYGSKLTAFVFSSVTQQWCMAASIGWSLLGVHHGPLGPCMLSTYGFCGLSGFDNEGGCFYLASPLLDKLFVLDTQKMEFFTVNHHTGYYVLLKLLPGRILEVLARYDDPHRIQDRIMPGIVVGREGYLEMFSLIGDHSPNGSFDLYHTTQQSNGESSNEWRMKNIIPLPGGHDYFTMSAAEGFLFLGATTKDQVDFDRESGPPLSRTDWDVDYFSLEVKTSEVRKVCTSKGKFFHAEHVHWYFGYPPPLSKPSV